A single genomic interval of Streptomyces sp. BA2 harbors:
- a CDS encoding rod shape-determining protein produces the protein MSFIGRDMAVDLGTANTLVYVRGRGIVLNEPSVVAINTNTGGILAVGAEAKKMIGRTPGNIVAVRPLKDGVIADFEITERMLRYFILKIHKRRYLARPRVVVCVPSGITGVERRAVIEASSQAGARQVHIIEEPMAAAIGSGLPVHEATGNMVVDIGGGTTEVAVISLGGIVTAQSIRVAGDELDNAIIQHIKKEYSLLLGERTAEQIKITIGSAYDMDADEHTEIRGRDLVSGLPKTVVISAAEVRKAIEEPVNAIVDAVKTTLDKCPPELSGDVMDRGIVLTGGGALLRGLDERLRRETGMPIHIAEDPLDSVALGSGKCVEEFEALQQVLDASPRR, from the coding sequence ATGTCGTTCATCGGCCGTGACATGGCTGTCGACCTCGGGACCGCCAACACGCTGGTGTACGTCAGGGGTCGCGGGATCGTTCTCAACGAACCGTCCGTCGTCGCGATCAACACCAACACCGGTGGCATCCTCGCTGTCGGCGCCGAAGCCAAGAAGATGATCGGTCGCACGCCGGGCAACATCGTTGCCGTGCGACCGCTGAAGGACGGCGTCATCGCCGACTTCGAGATCACCGAGCGGATGCTCCGCTACTTCATCCTGAAGATCCACAAGCGGCGGTACCTCGCCCGCCCGCGTGTCGTCGTCTGTGTGCCCTCCGGCATCACCGGAGTCGAGCGCCGCGCCGTCATCGAGGCCTCCTCGCAGGCCGGCGCCCGCCAGGTGCACATCATCGAGGAGCCCATGGCCGCGGCCATCGGTTCCGGCCTGCCGGTCCACGAGGCCACGGGCAACATGGTGGTCGACATCGGCGGCGGCACCACCGAGGTCGCCGTCATCTCGCTCGGCGGAATCGTCACGGCACAGTCGATCCGCGTCGCGGGCGACGAGCTGGACAACGCGATCATCCAGCACATCAAGAAGGAGTACTCCCTCCTCCTCGGTGAGCGCACGGCCGAGCAGATCAAGATCACCATCGGTTCGGCGTACGACATGGATGCCGACGAGCACACCGAGATCCGCGGCAGGGACCTGGTCTCCGGGCTGCCCAAGACCGTCGTCATCTCCGCCGCCGAGGTCCGCAAGGCCATCGAGGAGCCGGTCAACGCGATCGTCGACGCGGTCAAGACGACCCTCGACAAGTGCCCGCCGGAGCTCTCCGGTGACGTGATGGACCGCGGCATCGTTCTCACCGGAGGCGGCGCCCTGCTGCGCGGCCTCGACGAGCGTCTCCGCCGCGAGACGGGCATGCCGATCCACATCGCCGAGGACCCGCTGGACAGCGTGGCGCTCGGCTCCGGCAAGTGCGTCGAGGAGTTCGAGGCGCTCCAGCAAGTGCTTGACGCATCGCCGCGCCGCTGA
- the mreD gene encoding rod shape-determining protein MreD: MRFNRILLSTTLIVVALVIQVSVLARLQLPGAVPDLVLLTVLGLALVYGHVGGALIGFGAGLLADLAPPADHAAGRYALVLCVVGYLAGLAKPETGRLRSATAPLVVVVGAAIGSTLLYAGVGALVGDTAARHVGLGGLLFTAALYDLLLAPFTVPLIIALARRAENDPLGETSPANKATDVASGWLSSGTGLRIGNQRGGLRMKAAKARVARAGRIKGVKRL; this comes from the coding sequence ATGCGTTTCAACCGAATCCTGCTCTCCACCACCCTGATCGTCGTCGCCCTGGTCATCCAGGTCAGCGTCCTTGCCCGGCTGCAACTGCCGGGCGCGGTCCCTGACCTGGTGCTGCTCACGGTGCTCGGCCTCGCCCTGGTCTACGGCCATGTGGGCGGCGCCCTCATCGGCTTCGGCGCCGGACTCCTCGCCGACCTGGCCCCGCCTGCCGACCACGCGGCCGGGCGGTACGCCCTGGTCCTGTGCGTCGTCGGCTACCTCGCGGGCCTGGCCAAGCCGGAGACCGGACGGCTCAGGTCGGCCACCGCGCCGCTCGTCGTGGTCGTCGGCGCCGCCATCGGGTCGACGCTGCTGTACGCGGGCGTGGGCGCCCTCGTCGGGGACACCGCCGCCCGCCATGTGGGCCTGGGCGGGCTCCTCTTCACGGCCGCCCTGTACGACCTGCTGCTCGCGCCGTTCACGGTGCCGCTCATCATCGCGCTGGCCCGCAGAGCCGAGAACGACCCGCTGGGGGAGACCTCTCCCGCCAACAAGGCCACGGACGTCGCATCCGGCTGGCTCTCCTCCGGCACCGGCCTGCGCATCGGCAACCAGCGCGGCGGCCTGCGGATGAAGGCGGCCAAGGCCCGTGTCGCGCGCGCCGGACGCATCAAGGGGGTCAAGCGCCTGTGA
- a CDS encoding sensor histidine kinase codes for MHDLPVAQAIREAAAAGRRLAGRWARAPRVQDALAALSCLALMSLDIPGLAEADNSLNGPLAALALACGAASLLLRRRAPWVTYAVALALVGWLHELTLAQFALYSLGRYRGRLAGTFGVLGYVAFAYVMFTLPGWPVHRGDTLSSFLSLVVPIGVLAAGVGVAANRQDLVRALQAQRAETDALHAVQRERSRIARDVHDFVGRELTLLSVRSQVLARRATGGAFEDGFEELSETARSAHRMLNEIIVRRGVDGAPTPGLDALPELAERSERAGTPVDLLIDGSAYRLSPIRQAAVHRVVQECLTNAAKHAPGERVDVRVQVADGHLHVNVRNALPAAGPAPSPVSAGTGTAGMAERVHTVGGSFTAGPCRGAYEVLATLPAGDLA; via the coding sequence ATGCACGACCTGCCCGTCGCCCAGGCGATTCGTGAGGCGGCGGCCGCGGGCCGTCGTCTCGCGGGGCGCTGGGCGCGAGCGCCCCGCGTGCAGGACGCTCTCGCCGCGCTGAGCTGCCTGGCCCTGATGAGCCTGGACATCCCCGGCCTCGCCGAGGCGGACAACTCCCTCAACGGCCCGCTCGCGGCCCTGGCCCTCGCCTGCGGCGCCGCGTCGCTGCTGCTGCGCCGCCGCGCTCCCTGGGTGACGTACGCGGTGGCTCTCGCGCTCGTCGGCTGGCTGCACGAGCTGACCCTCGCTCAGTTCGCGCTGTACTCCCTGGGCAGGTACCGGGGGCGTCTCGCCGGTACGTTCGGTGTGCTCGGCTATGTGGCTTTCGCGTACGTGATGTTCACTCTGCCCGGCTGGCCGGTGCACCGCGGCGACACCCTGAGCTCCTTCCTCAGCCTGGTCGTGCCGATCGGTGTGCTCGCGGCGGGGGTCGGCGTCGCGGCCAACCGCCAGGACCTGGTGCGTGCGCTTCAGGCCCAGCGGGCCGAGACGGACGCGTTGCACGCGGTCCAGCGGGAGCGGTCCCGTATCGCACGGGACGTGCACGACTTCGTCGGCCGTGAGCTGACGCTCCTGAGCGTGCGCTCGCAGGTGCTTGCCCGGCGTGCGACGGGCGGGGCCTTCGAGGACGGCTTCGAGGAACTGTCGGAGACGGCGCGCTCGGCGCATCGCATGCTGAACGAGATCATCGTGCGGCGGGGCGTGGACGGCGCCCCGACTCCTGGTCTCGACGCGCTCCCTGAACTGGCCGAGCGCAGTGAGCGGGCAGGCACGCCGGTCGACCTCCTGATCGACGGGTCGGCCTACCGCCTGTCGCCGATCCGGCAGGCGGCGGTGCATCGGGTGGTGCAGGAGTGTCTGACGAACGCGGCGAAGCATGCGCCGGGGGAGCGGGTGGATGTACGGGTGCAGGTGGCCGACGGCCACCTGCACGTGAACGTCCGCAACGCCCTGCCCGCGGCCGGCCCGGCCCCGTCACCGGTCTCCGCGGGGACCGGCACCGCGGGGATGGCCGAGCGGGTCCACACGGTGGGCGGCAGCTTCACGGCGGGCCCCTGCCGGGGGGCTTACGAGGTCCTGGCGACGCTGCCCGCAGGGGACTTGGCCTGA
- the folC gene encoding bifunctional tetrahydrofolate synthase/dihydrofolate synthase — protein sequence MSDLPPPDSEHPDRDDHQGSDDRFAEIVEAETDRDPDLAVIEAGSRTLRTQAGPPQGDIPSRPTDPEVDKALREVETELASRWGETKLEPSVSRIAALMDVLGEPQRAYPSIHITGTNGKTSTARMIEALLSAFELRTGRYTSPHVQSITERISLDGAPIEAERFVETYNDIKPYVEMVDAQQDYRLSFFEVLTGMAYAAFADAPVDVAVVEVGMGGSWDATNVIDGSVAVVTPIDLDHTDRLGGTPGEIAAEKAGIVKPDATVILAQQPVDAAQVLLKKAVEVDATVAREGLEFGIVSRSMAVGGQLLTLRGLGGEYEEIFLPLHGAYQAHNAAVALAAVEAFFGIGSQHARALDIDTIRKAFASVSSPGRLEVVRTSPTVVLDAAHNPAGARATAEAISEVFDFSNLIGVVAASDGKDMKGLLEAFEPIFAEVVITQNSSHRAMDADALAGLAVEVFGDDRVQVEPRLPDALEAAITLAEEEGEYAGGGVLVTGSVITVGEARLLLGRG from the coding sequence GTGAGTGACCTCCCCCCGCCTGACAGCGAGCACCCCGACCGCGACGACCACCAGGGAAGCGACGACCGTTTCGCCGAGATCGTCGAAGCCGAGACCGACCGTGACCCCGACCTCGCCGTGATCGAGGCGGGGAGCCGCACCCTGCGCACCCAGGCGGGCCCGCCCCAGGGCGACATCCCCTCCCGCCCCACCGATCCGGAGGTGGACAAGGCGCTGCGCGAGGTCGAGACCGAGCTCGCGAGCCGCTGGGGAGAGACGAAGCTGGAGCCCTCCGTCAGCCGGATCGCCGCGCTGATGGACGTCCTGGGCGAGCCCCAGCGGGCGTATCCCTCGATCCACATCACGGGCACGAACGGCAAGACGTCCACGGCCCGCATGATCGAGGCCCTCCTCTCCGCCTTCGAGCTGCGCACCGGGCGGTACACCTCCCCTCACGTCCAGTCGATCACCGAGCGGATCAGCCTGGACGGCGCCCCCATCGAGGCCGAGCGCTTCGTGGAGACGTACAACGACATCAAGCCGTACGTCGAGATGGTCGACGCCCAACAGGACTACAGGCTCTCCTTCTTCGAGGTGCTCACGGGCATGGCGTACGCGGCCTTCGCGGACGCCCCCGTGGACGTCGCCGTCGTCGAGGTCGGCATGGGCGGCAGCTGGGACGCGACGAACGTGATCGACGGCTCGGTCGCCGTCGTCACGCCCATCGACCTGGACCACACCGACCGCCTGGGCGGCACGCCGGGCGAGATCGCCGCCGAGAAGGCAGGCATCGTCAAGCCCGACGCGACGGTGATCCTCGCCCAGCAGCCGGTGGACGCGGCGCAGGTGCTCCTGAAGAAGGCCGTCGAGGTCGACGCGACGGTGGCCCGCGAGGGCCTGGAGTTCGGCATCGTCTCCCGCTCGATGGCGGTCGGCGGCCAGTTGCTGACCCTGCGCGGTCTCGGCGGGGAGTACGAAGAGATCTTCCTGCCCCTGCACGGCGCGTACCAGGCACACAACGCCGCAGTCGCGCTCGCCGCGGTGGAGGCGTTCTTCGGCATCGGTTCGCAGCACGCGCGCGCCCTCGACATCGACACCATCCGCAAGGCGTTCGCCTCGGTCTCGTCGCCGGGCCGCCTCGAGGTCGTGCGCACCTCGCCGACCGTCGTCCTGGACGCCGCGCACAATCCGGCGGGGGCCCGTGCCACCGCCGAGGCGATCAGCGAGGTCTTCGACTTCAGCAACCTGATCGGCGTGGTCGCGGCGAGCGACGGCAAGGACATGAAGGGGCTGCTCGAAGCCTTCGAGCCGATCTTCGCCGAGGTCGTCATCACGCAGAACTCCAGCCATCGCGCGATGGACGCGGACGCGCTGGCCGGGCTTGCCGTCGAGGTCTTCGGTGACGACCGCGTCCAGGTCGAGCCGCGCCTGCCGGACGCGCTGGAAGCAGCGATCACGCTCGCCGAGGAAGAGGGCGAGTACGCGGGCGGTGGCGTCCTTGTCACCGGCTCCGTCATCACCGTCGGCGAGGCCCGACTGCTCCTGGGGAGGGGCTGA
- the mrdA gene encoding penicillin-binding protein 2 yields the protein MTNIPETGRTPRVQIRLIVIQILVLSLLLTLGGRLWYLQIRNGEEYAEEASGNHVQQVVDPAVRGSILDARGVPIADNETRLVVSASRTDLMKMKDDGKAALAKLADVLGMSAKEVSDKVRLCDSKTPQPCWNGSPYQPIPITDEASPKQALQIRERAEDFPGITAEPTAVRRYAAPGKSNTAQVLGYLSPVTDEEIKKAEHTESPFLRSDQVGRSGLERTYDAQLRGKAGVTRYEVDNLGRVIGKAKDDPAEPGANVVTSIDARVQALSEYWLNDAMKKARQEFDKNTNENYKADAGAVVVMENKTGRIVSMASNPTYDPNAWVGGISGKDYTKLTGKKSNYPLLNRAIQGQAAPGSIFKVIPTTAAVNAGYEFNGRYPCPSSYSIGGQVFKNFESQGHGSITLGQALEVSCDTVFYKLSHDQWAKDGGNKPKKDAKDWFYKTAHQFGLGKETGIDLPNEVTGRVPDRQWKKDYWKANKDGWCKQGKKGGDYVEKIAYENCLEGMKMRAGDSVNYSIGQGDTLVTPIQMATIYSAIANGGTLYDPTVGKAIVSADGKQVQEIKPKSHGKLPMDEKTRADIDGALADVATKGTAAWRFGGWPQDKIPMHAKTGTAEVHGKQTTSWFATYTKDYSIVMTISQGGTGSGASGPAVRKIYDGIYGLDEDGKQDLKKALLPEPQKNLPKIETDGSIKSPKIKPYKPEAPKPPQEPQELAGAPANGRRD from the coding sequence GTGACCAATATCCCCGAGACCGGACGGACCCCAAGAGTCCAGATCCGTCTCATCGTCATCCAGATCCTCGTGCTCTCCCTCCTCCTCACCCTCGGCGGCCGCCTCTGGTACCTCCAGATCCGCAACGGCGAGGAGTACGCGGAGGAAGCCTCCGGCAATCACGTCCAGCAGGTCGTCGACCCCGCCGTACGCGGCTCGATCCTCGACGCCCGCGGCGTGCCGATCGCCGACAACGAGACCCGCCTGGTCGTCTCCGCGTCCCGCACGGACCTGATGAAGATGAAGGACGACGGCAAGGCGGCCCTCGCCAAGCTCGCCGACGTCCTCGGCATGAGCGCCAAGGAAGTCTCCGACAAGGTCCGCCTCTGCGACTCCAAGACCCCGCAGCCCTGCTGGAACGGCTCGCCCTACCAGCCGATCCCGATCACGGACGAGGCCTCGCCCAAGCAGGCCCTCCAGATCCGCGAGCGCGCCGAGGACTTCCCCGGCATCACCGCCGAGCCGACCGCCGTCCGCCGCTATGCCGCGCCCGGCAAGTCCAACACCGCCCAGGTCCTCGGCTACCTCTCGCCCGTCACCGACGAGGAGATCAAGAAGGCCGAGCACACCGAGTCGCCGTTCCTGCGCTCCGACCAGGTCGGCCGCTCCGGCCTTGAGCGCACCTACGACGCGCAGCTGCGCGGCAAGGCGGGCGTCACCCGCTACGAGGTCGACAACCTCGGCCGCGTCATCGGCAAGGCCAAGGACGACCCGGCCGAGCCCGGCGCGAACGTCGTCACCAGCATCGACGCGCGCGTACAGGCCCTGTCGGAGTACTGGCTGAACGACGCGATGAAGAAGGCCCGCCAGGAGTTCGACAAGAACACCAACGAGAACTACAAGGCCGACGCGGGCGCCGTCGTCGTCATGGAGAACAAGACCGGACGCATCGTCTCCATGGCGTCCAACCCGACCTACGACCCGAACGCCTGGGTCGGCGGCATCTCCGGCAAGGACTACACGAAGCTCACCGGCAAGAAGTCCAACTACCCGCTCCTGAACCGCGCCATCCAGGGCCAGGCGGCCCCCGGCTCGATCTTCAAGGTCATCCCGACCACGGCGGCGGTCAACGCGGGCTACGAATTCAACGGGCGCTACCCCTGCCCCAGCTCGTACTCCATCGGCGGCCAGGTCTTCAAGAACTTCGAGTCCCAGGGCCACGGCAGCATCACCCTCGGCCAGGCCCTGGAGGTCTCCTGCGACACCGTCTTCTACAAGCTCTCGCACGACCAGTGGGCCAAGGACGGTGGCAACAAGCCGAAGAAGGACGCCAAGGACTGGTTCTACAAGACCGCCCACCAGTTCGGCCTCGGCAAGGAGACCGGCATCGACCTGCCGAACGAGGTCACCGGACGCGTCCCGGACCGCCAGTGGAAGAAGGACTACTGGAAGGCCAACAAGGACGGCTGGTGCAAGCAGGGCAAGAAGGGCGGCGACTACGTCGAGAAGATCGCGTACGAGAACTGCCTCGAAGGCATGAAGATGCGCGCCGGTGACTCGGTCAACTACTCCATCGGACAGGGCGACACCCTCGTCACCCCGATACAGATGGCGACGATCTACTCCGCCATCGCCAACGGCGGCACGCTCTACGACCCCACCGTCGGCAAGGCGATCGTCAGCGCCGACGGCAAGCAGGTCCAGGAGATCAAGCCCAAGTCGCACGGCAAGCTGCCCATGGACGAGAAGACGCGCGCCGACATAGACGGTGCGCTAGCCGACGTGGCGACCAAGGGAACGGCCGCCTGGCGGTTCGGCGGCTGGCCGCAGGACAAGATCCCGATGCACGCCAAGACGGGTACGGCGGAGGTCCACGGCAAGCAGACCACCTCGTGGTTCGCGACGTACACCAAGGACTACTCGATCGTGATGACGATCTCCCAGGGTGGTACGGGTTCCGGTGCTTCGGGCCCCGCCGTCCGCAAGATCTACGACGGCATCTACGGCCTCGACGAGGACGGCAAGCAGGATCTCAAGAAGGCCCTCCTCCCCGAGCCGCAGAAGAACCTGCCGAAGATCGAGACAGACGGTTCGATCAAGTCCCCGAAGATCAAGCCGTACAAGCCTGAGGCCCCCAAGCCGCCGCAGGAGCCGCAGGAACTGGCGGGCGCGCCCGCGAACGGGAGGCGCGACTAG
- a CDS encoding rod shape-determining protein: MDIGIDLGTANTLLYVRGQGIVLNEPSVVAVKEGARTALAVGTEAKETIGRTPGSITAIRPLRGGVISDYEAAEEMIRHFVRKAVPGRRPRTRMVICVPSGVTQVERRAIVHAAQRAGARAVHLVEEPMAAAIGAGLPVAEPRGSMVVDIGGGTTEVAVISLGGIVTAQSLRVGGDRLDEAITNFVRKEHGLLIGERTAEDIKVAIGSAWPVPGDEALESRTFTVRGREKVRGLPKTVELTAREVRAALDEPVEAVIAAVRTTLEECPPELSGDVMEHGIVLTGGGALLPGLDLRMASETGIPVFVAENPLDSVAMGCGKCVEDFDGLERVMSAA, from the coding sequence ATGGACATAGGTATCGACCTCGGCACAGCGAACACCCTTCTCTACGTCCGCGGCCAGGGGATCGTGCTCAACGAGCCGTCCGTGGTCGCCGTCAAGGAGGGCGCGCGGACCGCCCTCGCCGTCGGTACGGAGGCCAAGGAGACGATCGGCCGTACGCCGGGCTCCATCACCGCGATCCGCCCCCTGCGGGGCGGCGTCATCAGCGACTACGAAGCCGCCGAGGAGATGATCCGGCACTTCGTCCGTAAGGCCGTGCCGGGGCGCCGTCCCCGTACGCGGATGGTCATCTGCGTACCGAGCGGCGTCACGCAGGTCGAGCGCCGGGCCATCGTGCACGCGGCGCAGCGGGCGGGGGCCCGTGCCGTGCATCTGGTGGAGGAGCCGATGGCCGCGGCGATCGGGGCGGGGCTTCCGGTGGCGGAGCCGCGGGGTTCGATGGTGGTCGACATCGGCGGCGGGACGACCGAGGTCGCGGTCATCTCCCTCGGGGGGATCGTCACGGCGCAGTCGCTGCGGGTGGGCGGGGACCGCCTTGACGAGGCGATCACGAACTTCGTGCGCAAGGAGCACGGGCTGCTCATCGGCGAGCGGACCGCCGAGGACATCAAGGTCGCGATCGGCTCGGCGTGGCCGGTTCCGGGGGACGAGGCGCTGGAGTCGCGGACGTTCACCGTGCGGGGGCGGGAGAAGGTGCGGGGGCTGCCGAAGACGGTGGAGCTGACGGCACGTGAGGTGCGGGCGGCGCTGGACGAGCCGGTGGAGGCGGTGATCGCCGCGGTGCGTACGACGCTGGAGGAGTGCCCGCCGGAGCTGTCCGGGGACGTCATGGAACACGGCATCGTCCTGACGGGCGGCGGCGCGCTGCTGCCGGGACTCGACCTGCGGATGGCATCGGAAACCGGAATCCCGGTGTTCGTGGCGGAGAACCCGCTGGACAGCGTGGCGATGGGCTGCGGGAAGTGCGTGGAGGACTTCGACGGGCTTGAGCGGGTGATGTCGGCGGCGTAG
- the mreC gene encoding rod shape-determining protein MreC produces the protein MRDTRESRLLLVLLIAIAFALITVDIRGGEDSPVDGARQAAATVFGPVENGVSSAVDPIGNAIGAVRDSGDRHDRIAELERQNAALKAKLGSDDRNRSRVRQLDSMLKSAGAGQYGIKGAEVIGIGAAQGFSWTVTIDAGANDGLKRDMTVLNGDGLVGRVTTVGPSTATVLLANDPDFTVGTRMEKTDELGFATGQGDRPLSVQMLNGKAEVKKGDRLVTFGSQRDKPFVPGVPVGEVVRVDPSGGDLTRNIFIKPYVGFTKLDIVGVVVEAPREDPRDTVLPKKPAKPKPTPTVTVTATPSGQPPADGVDNGNDEQ, from the coding sequence GTGAGGGACACACGAGAGAGCCGGCTGCTCCTGGTGCTGCTGATCGCCATCGCGTTCGCTTTGATCACGGTGGACATCCGTGGTGGCGAGGACTCGCCGGTCGACGGTGCCCGCCAGGCCGCCGCCACGGTCTTCGGCCCGGTCGAGAACGGCGTGTCGTCCGCCGTCGACCCGATCGGCAACGCCATCGGCGCGGTCCGGGATTCCGGCGACCGGCATGACCGGATCGCCGAACTCGAGCGTCAGAACGCCGCGTTGAAGGCGAAGCTCGGCAGCGACGACCGCAACCGCAGCCGGGTCAGACAGCTGGACAGCATGCTCAAGAGCGCCGGTGCCGGTCAGTACGGCATCAAGGGCGCCGAAGTCATCGGCATAGGAGCGGCCCAGGGCTTCTCCTGGACCGTCACCATCGACGCGGGAGCGAACGACGGACTCAAGCGCGACATGACCGTACTGAACGGCGACGGCCTGGTCGGCCGCGTCACCACGGTCGGCCCGAGCACCGCGACCGTCCTGCTCGCCAACGACCCCGACTTCACCGTCGGCACCCGCATGGAGAAGACCGACGAGCTCGGCTTCGCCACCGGACAGGGCGACCGCCCGCTGTCGGTGCAGATGCTCAACGGCAAGGCCGAGGTCAAGAAGGGCGACCGCCTGGTCACCTTCGGATCGCAGCGGGACAAGCCGTTCGTGCCGGGTGTGCCGGTCGGTGAGGTCGTCCGCGTCGACCCGTCGGGCGGTGACCTGACGCGCAACATCTTCATCAAGCCGTACGTCGGCTTCACCAAGCTGGACATCGTCGGAGTCGTCGTCGAAGCACCCCGCGAGGACCCGCGCGACACGGTCCTGCCGAAGAAGCCCGCCAAGCCGAAGCCGACCCCGACGGTGACCGTGACGGCCACCCCGTCAGGACAGCCCCCGGCCGACGGCGTCGACAACGGCAACGACGAGCAGTAG
- a CDS encoding DUF4233 domain-containing protein, with translation MRTLCASTLIGEFFVIGFAGLVAMKDPDLSMGTVWTVCGIAMLFCVLLCGVITRPGGVQLGWALQIALIASGFVVPIMFFMGAVFAALWWASIHFGQKIDEAKARFAAQAEAGAGAEA, from the coding sequence GTGCGTACGCTCTGTGCTTCGACGCTGATCGGCGAGTTCTTCGTCATCGGCTTCGCCGGTCTGGTCGCCATGAAGGACCCGGACCTGTCGATGGGCACGGTCTGGACGGTCTGCGGCATCGCGATGCTGTTCTGCGTCCTGCTGTGCGGTGTGATCACCAGGCCCGGCGGGGTGCAGCTGGGCTGGGCGCTGCAGATCGCGCTCATCGCGAGCGGCTTCGTCGTACCGATCATGTTCTTCATGGGGGCGGTGTTCGCCGCGCTGTGGTGGGCCTCGATCCACTTCGGCCAGAAGATCGACGAGGCGAAGGCCAGGTTCGCGGCGCAGGCGGAGGCCGGGGCCGGAGCCGAGGCCTAG
- the ndk gene encoding nucleoside-diphosphate kinase, producing MTQRTLVLLKPDTVRRGLIGEIIGRIERKAGWTISALELRSLDQETLEQHYGEHKGKPFYEPLVDFMSSGPVVALVVEGERVIEGVRALAGPTDPIAAAPGSIRGDFGTIVRENLIHASDSEESAERELKIFFPGVV from the coding sequence ATGACCCAGCGCACTCTCGTCCTGCTCAAGCCCGACACCGTCCGTCGTGGCCTGATCGGCGAGATCATCGGCCGTATCGAGCGCAAGGCGGGCTGGACGATCTCCGCCCTCGAACTGCGTTCGCTCGACCAGGAGACGCTGGAGCAGCACTACGGCGAGCACAAGGGCAAGCCCTTCTACGAGCCGCTGGTCGACTTCATGTCCTCGGGTCCGGTCGTCGCGCTCGTCGTCGAGGGCGAGCGCGTCATCGAGGGCGTGCGCGCCCTCGCGGGCCCGACCGACCCGATCGCCGCCGCGCCCGGCTCCATCCGTGGCGACTTCGGCACCATCGTCCGGGAGAACCTCATCCACGCCTCGGACTCCGAGGAGTCCGCCGAGCGCGAGCTGAAGATCTTCTTCCCGGGCGTCGTCTGA